A single Sporosarcina sp. FSL W8-0480 DNA region contains:
- a CDS encoding Fur family transcriptional regulator → MESRIERIKKQLHGASYKLTPQREATVLVLLENEEDHLSAEDVFLLVKEKAPEIGLATVYRTLELLTELKIVDKINFGDGVSRYDLRQEGASRFHHHLICIECGKVAEIQEDLLGDVEKIVESRYGFTVKDHWLTFHGVCQSCKSSGNDSKK, encoded by the coding sequence ATGGAGAGCCGGATTGAACGGATCAAAAAGCAATTGCACGGGGCCAGCTATAAGTTGACGCCTCAGCGGGAAGCTACGGTCTTGGTCCTTCTTGAAAACGAAGAAGATCACTTAAGCGCTGAAGATGTTTTTTTACTTGTGAAAGAGAAAGCGCCAGAAATTGGCCTGGCAACTGTCTATCGTACATTGGAACTGCTGACTGAACTGAAAATTGTCGATAAGATTAATTTCGGTGACGGTGTCTCTCGGTATGATTTACGACAAGAGGGGGCATCCCGTTTTCACCATCATCTTATTTGTATTGAATGTGGAAAAGTCGCAGAAATACAAGAAGATCTATTGGGCGATGTGGAGAAAATTGTCGAAAGCCGCTACGGTTTTACAGTTAAGGACCACTGGTTGACATTCCATGGTGTTTGTCAAAGTTGCAAGTCTTCGGGAAATGATAGTAAAAAGTGA
- a CDS encoding aldo/keto reductase: protein MKKREIGKSGLYVSELGLGCMSFPDNLNEVKNIVDAALHSGINFFDTADLYAGGRNEALVGEALKGRRDEIILATKVGNRMVPGEEGWRWDASKKYIKEAVKESLQRLGTDYIDLYQLHGGTMEDNVTETIEAFEELKKEGVIRQYGISSIRPNVIERFLTSSSAVSVMMQYSLLDRRPEEWFPMILEANASVITRGTLAKGLLTGEGISRVDKMDGFVEYGAEDLKRMVDELHGTTNNLSAHAIAFNLKEDIVASALIGVSSMDQLLDSIVAYDNAVSESELASIAELTDVHQYKQHRV, encoded by the coding sequence ATGAAAAAAAGAGAGATTGGTAAAAGTGGCTTATATGTATCGGAACTTGGACTCGGGTGTATGTCTTTCCCTGATAATTTAAATGAAGTGAAAAATATCGTAGACGCAGCGCTGCACTCTGGCATTAACTTCTTTGACACTGCGGATTTATATGCCGGTGGCAGAAATGAAGCACTGGTCGGCGAAGCATTGAAAGGCAGACGTGATGAAATCATTCTTGCGACAAAAGTCGGGAATCGTATGGTCCCCGGAGAGGAAGGCTGGCGCTGGGATGCATCGAAGAAATATATAAAAGAGGCAGTAAAAGAGAGTTTGCAACGGCTTGGAACGGATTATATCGACCTGTATCAATTGCATGGTGGGACGATGGAGGATAATGTGACGGAAACGATTGAAGCTTTCGAGGAGTTGAAAAAGGAAGGCGTCATCCGGCAATACGGAATTTCATCCATTCGACCGAATGTCATTGAACGCTTTTTAACAAGCAGTTCTGCGGTTTCGGTTATGATGCAATACAGTCTGTTGGATCGTCGTCCAGAGGAATGGTTCCCGATGATTCTTGAAGCTAATGCATCCGTCATTACAAGGGGAACATTAGCAAAAGGTTTATTGACAGGGGAAGGTATTTCGAGGGTTGATAAGATGGATGGCTTTGTTGAGTATGGTGCAGAAGACTTGAAAAGGATGGTTGATGAGTTGCATGGAACTACCAATAATCTTAGTGCCCATGCGATAGCATTCAATCTAAAGGAAGATATAGTAGCTTCCGCATTAATCGGTGTTAGTTCAATGGATCAGCTTTTAGATTCGATTGTTGCGTATGATAATGCAGTGAGTGAGTCGGAGTTAGCGTCCATCGCTGAATTGACCGATGTGCATCAGTACAAACAACACCGAGTATAA
- the xerD gene encoding site-specific tyrosine recombinase XerD codes for MKDGKFALEDYMHFLKVERQLSKNTISSYKRDLVEYIDAMEKIGMESIDKIDRSCILRHLHKLKEEGKSSRTIARHISSVRSFHQFLLREKVTTQDPTVHLEMPKLEQKLPSVLSVEEVDKLISMPESSKLQGKRDIALLELLYGTGMRVSELIGLDVEDVHLSMGFVRVFGKGGKERIIPLGGGALRACSTYLREARPEFIAKTKEANAFFVNMRGTRLTRQGCWKILKGYAMKAGIQKELTPHILRHSFATHLIENGADIRAVQEMLGHADISTTQIYTHVSKARLKDVYVKFHPRA; via the coding sequence ATGAAAGATGGAAAATTTGCGTTGGAAGATTATATGCATTTTCTTAAGGTGGAAAGGCAACTTTCCAAAAACACAATTTCGTCATATAAAAGAGATCTTGTTGAATATATCGATGCAATGGAAAAGATCGGTATGGAGTCAATAGACAAAATAGATCGTTCTTGCATTTTACGACATTTGCATAAATTGAAAGAAGAAGGGAAATCTTCACGGACGATAGCTCGTCATATTTCTTCGGTCAGGTCCTTTCATCAATTCCTGTTACGTGAAAAAGTGACAACACAAGATCCTACCGTTCATCTTGAAATGCCTAAACTTGAGCAAAAATTACCATCTGTACTTTCAGTTGAAGAAGTGGACAAGCTAATATCGATGCCAGAGAGCAGTAAACTTCAGGGAAAAAGAGACATAGCATTATTAGAGTTGCTATATGGTACCGGAATGCGTGTCAGTGAACTAATAGGACTTGATGTGGAGGATGTCCACTTATCAATGGGATTCGTCCGCGTTTTCGGAAAGGGCGGTAAGGAAAGGATTATACCACTTGGCGGTGGTGCGTTAAGGGCGTGTTCTACATACTTAAGAGAAGCGCGTCCCGAATTCATTGCAAAAACGAAGGAGGCGAATGCCTTTTTCGTTAATATGAGAGGGACTCGCTTGACAAGGCAAGGTTGTTGGAAAATTTTAAAAGGATATGCCATGAAAGCGGGTATACAAAAGGAACTGACACCGCATATTTTACGTCATTCTTTTGCCACACATCTTATTGAAAATGGTGCTGACATTCGTGCAGTACAGGAAATGTTAGGGCATGCGGATATTTCAACTACACAGATTTATACTCATGTAAGTAAGGCGAGGCTGAAGGATGTATATGTAAAGTTCCATCCAAGAGCTTAA
- a CDS encoding NUDIX hydrolase, with product MNNRFKEKTVASDVLFEGKVISLRVEEVELPDGKRAKRELVGHPGAVAVIAITDDKKLVLVEQYRKALNRSIIEIPAGKIEPGEDIEVTALRELEEETGYGANQFEYLQSFATSPGFANEIIHIYVAQGLYKIDKPAQGDEDEFINIIESTLEEAEQMVLDERIFDAKTAFAILYAKKLLNK from the coding sequence ATGAATAATCGTTTTAAGGAAAAAACTGTTGCAAGCGATGTTTTATTCGAAGGGAAAGTTATCTCCCTTCGTGTCGAAGAAGTTGAACTGCCTGACGGGAAGCGTGCGAAGCGGGAATTAGTTGGTCATCCCGGAGCAGTAGCAGTCATCGCGATAACCGACGACAAGAAACTTGTTCTTGTTGAGCAATACAGGAAAGCATTAAACCGTTCCATTATCGAAATTCCTGCTGGCAAGATTGAACCGGGTGAGGATATCGAAGTGACAGCACTCCGAGAATTGGAAGAGGAGACAGGTTACGGGGCAAATCAATTCGAATACCTACAATCCTTTGCCACATCCCCCGGATTTGCAAATGAAATCATTCATATTTACGTAGCGCAAGGATTATATAAAATAGACAAGCCCGCACAAGGTGACGAAGATGAATTCATCAATATTATTGAAAGTACTCTCGAAGAAGCCGAGCAAATGGTGTTAGATGAAAGGATTTTCGATGCCAAAACGGCCTTTGCGATTCTTTATGCAAAAAAACTTTTAAATAAATGA